TCATCTTCATGATGCTGTCCAGGTACTAAACGAATCTAATTCCTACAACAAATGGTCCTTTCTCTTTTATCTAATgttatgtctctctctctccatagaCTGGCTTGAAGAAGCTTTTGAGAAACCCTCCGATgataaaacttccaaaattaAGCGACATGATCACCTCACATCCGTTATCTGTTGCTCTTCCATCTGCAATATGTGAACCTCTAAAACACTCGAAAAAAGAACCAATGAAGCTGCGTGGTGTCACGCTTTATAAAGAAGGCTCAAAGCCAAATGGAGTCTGGCTTATTTTCGATGGCATTGTTAAGGTAAGACAAAACTTAGTTTTACTTTCAAGTCATAATTCTAAACATCTGTTACCTTCTTCATCACTGAATGTTTTATTATAATCCTACAGTGGAAAAGCAAAAGCTTAAGCAACAATCACTCGCTGCATCCAACTTTTTCTCATGGTAGTACATTGGGACTCTACGAAGTCCTCACCGGGAAGCCATATATGTGCGACATGATTACAGATTCCATggttctttgtgtttttatcgATAGCGAAAAAATTCTCTCAATTCTACAATCAGACTCTACCGTCGATGATTTCCTTTGGCAGGTACGTCTCTATTGGAATCTATAGAAGAAGAGACACTCTCTTGATTGTTCATAACATCAAATTCTTTCACTTATTTGCAGGAAAGTGCATTGGTTCTTCTCAAACTCTTGCGTCCTCAGATATTCGAAAAAGTGGCAATGCAAGAATTACGAGCACTTGTTTCTGCTGAAAGCCCGAAACTGACGACATATGTATCTGGAGAATCAATTGAAATCAATTATAACAACGTTGGTTTGTTATTAGAAGGATTCGTAAAACCAGTTGGTATCCAAGAAGAGCTTATAGCATCTCCCGCTGCATTACTACCTTTTAACGGGAATCAGAGCTTCCATAATTCATCTGAAGCTTCAGTTGATTAATTGCACATACAGTACAGCAGAATCAAacccttttaaaatcattaaaccgaatcaaatcaaaactgtgtttttcttttttttgaccaCAGGTATCATGAGAGTGAGTTTCTCGCAACAAGGAACACAATACAGTGTGGAAACAAGGGCAAGAGCAATCGTCGTCAACATTGGAGCATTTGGAGCTGATAGGACTCTACATCGAAGACCATCTTCGTTAACACCACCACGTAGCTCAAGCTCTGATCAGCTTCAGAGATCATTTCGTAAAGAACACAAAGGACTCATGAGCTGGCCTGAAAGTATTTACAAAGCCAAAAAACAACAAGAGATCAACAGAGCAACATTAAGTTTATCTGAACGAGCAATGCAACTCAGCATTTTTGGCAGCATGGTAAGAAAAAGATCACAACTTGAGATTCTTTTAAAGTCGTTATCGGTGACTTCTCGACTAACCTAAAGCTTCTCATATTTGGATATCCTCAATTAGGTTAATCTGTACAGAAGGAGTGCAAGTTTCGGTGGGATATATAATAACAAGTCACAAGATAACTTATCGTACAAGAAACTTCCATTAAACTCAGCTCAAGGTCTCGTATCAGCCAGATCAGAAGGTTCAATTGTGACCAAGAAGCAGCTTGATACACGTAAGTATCCGTGTCAGCTTCCACTGCAAGCGGAAAGCAGCACAAGGCGAACAAGGATGGAAGAATCAagcgatgatgaagaagatgaagggatCGTCGTGAGAATCGACTCTCCGAGTAAAATCGTTTTCAGGAACGATCTATGAGCATAGAGATgtttgtaaacaaaacaaaacaaaaaatgctaGCTTACTCATTCTTAGtgcaaaagcaaaagaataaaaagcaaatatatctTCTTAACGAAtcaaggtttttttctttctgtctACCACACTTTGGTGAGTATATAActtcttttgttaaaacaatATCTGccaattttgtaaagaaaaataatcatattcgttttttgttgtttacgtAGTCATTTACTCATTTATCTCCTCccactttttttgttcttttctccttttaatttctttggctacaagtctacaacggtccatcttcttctttactaagTGGGGGATAATTTTTCTATCAAACGGGGAAAAGAAAAGGTTGGTTTGGACCCCGACTCCACCACCGATAAGGTAATATTCTATAACTACCCAGCCAAACTTATAATTAATGCCACGGTTCGTGAATTATAATATTCAAGAAAAACATTTGAATTAACTTAGACTATACTTAGCTATGTGAACGTTCAAATGATAATCATATATCCAACCTTTCACATATCTTGGAGATTAGTTGACATTCTGTTATTTTATCActaaactagattaagacccgcggtacaccgcggggcaaaattatttataattaaaatattaaaattataaattgtatttgtttgttaaatatgttataattatataataattattaaataaaccatataataccgcaataaaaattattttttatataaaatatatttaaatttaattacataTGTCTATTTTCTGATACTGAcagtattaacaaaataataaaatgatgttttacccgtgtaataccgaattactgatattttttaatttatataaatatcgataaaacctgtcccgctatataactccgtccggatatattttaactcacactatatcatcttaatttttaatatttattgtgtatctacggtataatatttatcatatttaacttttaaaaagttttaaatatttttcatatttaaacttttaaaaatctttaaaataaagaaccggaataaaccaaataaaagtttttaaagtttgaatgcctgataaatcaaggatctactcatttgtattcataATCATTTTGGCAATTGAGAATATCATTAATGTCATAGTTATTTCAATGTGATTTTCCGGAAATTTTGTCTACAAATTCATTTTCCGGAAATTTTGTCTAGATTATTagcaaaagagtatattttcgCGGGTCCTATAAAATTTTGGACATCGTTTTATCTACAACCTAAATAAATGGAAGTccttaaattataaattatcaaGAGACCCATAAAATACTAAGAGGTCCATATAAAATTGCTAGAGGGACAGAATTAATTGCATTAGTAGCATTAATTGCAAAAATTTtccttattagtatttttgagcaaaaactgctgcaaaaatactagtatagataataTTGGTGGTTTAACTATTGTTAAACTATAACTTACATTCACTAAATTAAGGTTAATTTGTTACTACTAATTAcagtatatacaaaattatcacAAAACTTAGCCAAATCAACGATGAGCCACATGCATGCACTGTATCTTAGGCAATAGGCGTATATAAAGACCATTTACCACTTTtcgtttttactttttcttcctagttcttacttcttagtAGCTCATGCCGACATAAGCATTACGTACGTTATTGTATGTCTATGGCTAccgtttattttaaaatcaacacAAATAATATGGATTTGTGTTATTTGCCTACAAGACAATGAACTTTTATTTTAAAgctcaataaattttaaaaggaaataaaattctGATATTTCTTTTAGTTAATGACTtagatattttctttctttctgttctcTTGTATATGTTGTATTATCATGAGTGGCTTACAGAGTAGACCACTaatgatttgtataaaaatctaaaagtggTATTATCAAACTACATATAATACATTGTTGACAAACATAAATAACAATTGAataaatatcattttctttgttttttactttttaccctttacttattaaaattgcatctcttccttttctttttattcattggttctttattttctttattctcattgtttttttctttattcttgttTACTCATCGTACTTTATATAGCTTGTGAATATtctcttaataaataacaacatgCTTTGCTAATTGAAAAAAAGTATAAAGAGTAAAAAGCTCAAAATGCGAAATCCAAGAATTCAAAATAAGTTTATTTCTATCCACTGGATATTGtacaacattttcaaaatttacctCGCCTAACTTTCTATACAAAGTTGAAAGTTTATCTCATAGCCAATGATCGCTTTGGCTTTCTAAAACCTCATTTATATTACACATAACAGCCCCAACTAATTACCGATATTACATAGTTTATCCCTTTGTTCTGATTATAGTAATTGTACCCCTCCCTTGTGTTTGGATCTTAGTAAGAGCCACCACGGCTTTTCCGGAGAGGCCCGGTCCATGGCCAGAGACGCATGGTCGAGAGGCAAAGTCTCCTACAGGATGTCGAACCGGTCTAGACGGAGTCATCAAAATTCTTTCGTTGATATCATGTAGGGTTACATCATTTTCTTTACCACCTGGTTTCACCAATCCAAATGGGTACACTAGTTTCGTGATTAGTCTTTTGTTCTTATTACCACAATTGGATGAGGATGGTTCGGTTGGAGTTTTTTCTCGGACATAAATTCTGCCGGAAGAAACAGAAGTGTCGGGAGACTCATAAGCGGTCGATATTGTCTCCTCAAAGTAACCGACCCCACTTTTACGTTCATCTGtatatttagtaaaattttaattaaaaggcTATATTTTACTAAGTTTctgtaacaaaattaaattcattaatgGTGGAATATAATCAACGTATGGATCAAAAAACAAGTCTACTTTAAGAAAATGTACTGTCATTTGTATGCAAGACCGTCTCAAACTATATAGAAGTTTTGGGACcataaatatgtaaaagaaCAGTGATGTTTGAACGAAatgattaccaaaaaaaaaggcaaatcTTTTTAAAAGTGCAATgctatttcatttatttttaagacaaacaaaatataaaaatagtgcCTTCATGCGAATAAGAAAACGTTGGTCAGCTGAATTTAAAACTACTAATTATATCCGACAAGTAAGttcaaattatctttttttcttaggtGGGTTCTCAATGActaatatctttaaaatttattaacaataaaacaaaagtagatCTCACCTGTGTTAACATGTGGTGTGACAAACTGACTATTCAAACAGCTATAACCCTCATGCAGGCCCCAATCGTTCTGCATATTcaacaatttaaaattaaaacagctatatttatattgttaccAAATCATTTGGAAATgataattgaagaaaatttgcaaaaaaaaaattcaagaaattacACAAACCTGCAAATCGTTAACGTTAGGAGATTTTGACGGATCCTCGAACAAGAGACGTCTCCTTTTGCTTCTCTCACCGGACTCGATAAGTGCATCTTCGAGGTAGCCTGTGGAGACGTCAGAATAATCCATATCCGGTGATCGGAAAATGTGTTCCGACGGCGATCCATTCATGAAACTACATGTATCTGCAAACACACATTACACTTTTAAACTTCTCGTTATATAGTAAAACCATTTTTCATTAACATATAACTTGTAAATAAGTACATGCACGtcgatacatatatatatttacattacatatatgtattatatttacgtgtatatatatatatatatatttgtatatataccaAGATTGAAGTCAGGCTTGAAGAGTGATCCAAGGTTATGGTGATCCCAAGTGGGGAGAGAGTAGAGAAGCTcactcatctcttcttcttttctttcttttttgtgtgtttcttctctttgaatTATTTCTGATTGTTTTGTATAATGAAAGCTTATATGGTTGCCTATTTATCTTGGTGGATCGTGACTAAAGTGagaataaacaataattttggaaaaagaaagtttaagtaaaaaaaaagtagtggaGAGGTTTAGAAGATGAAGACGAATTTGTACTCAATACAGTCAACggaaaaagaaataaagcaaaagaaaatttgttggGTGGATGGATAGTGTTTTTTCTCCTTGACATATgaaaatttactaaattttttttctttctaattagcAACAAACATTATACAAATTTGAACTCACAACCATGCATGCCGAAATTGATACAAACTCACTAAGTTACTTAGCTTGTCA
The sequence above is drawn from the Camelina sativa cultivar DH55 chromosome 4, Cs, whole genome shotgun sequence genome and encodes:
- the LOC104779539 gene encoding uncharacterized protein LOC104779539, with protein sequence MSELLYSLPTWDHHNLGSLFKPDFNLDTCSFMNGSPSEHIFRSPDMDYSDVSTGYLEDALIESGERSKRRRLLFEDPSKSPNVNDLQNDWGLHEGYSCLNSQFVTPHVNTDERKSGVGYFEETISTAYESPDTSVSSGRIYVREKTPTEPSSSNCGNKNKRLITKLVYPFGLVKPGGKENDVTLHDINERILMTPSRPVRHPVGDFASRPCVSGHGPGLSGKAVVALTKIQTQGRGTITIIRTKG